Below is a genomic region from Methanofollis sp. UBA420.
CCTCGACGAACTCGACACCTTCGAGGAGCCCGAGGTCATGGGGTGAAAGAGTCCGAAAAAAAATCGCGTGTGAAAAAGTTCTGTAAAAATTCTGATCGTGAGTGCACGTGCCGGGGGGTTTCACCCCCCGGTCCCCCCACCATTACGATAGGGGGTGGATGGCAGTCATCTTCGATATGCAGGGTTAATCCTTCCCCCGGCATAGTGTTTAGGGGAAGGCGGCGGTTTGGAGTATCACTTCAAACGTACCCCGGGAACCGAGCACCCCCTACCCCTCTCTCTCCTCAAGGACCTGCAGAGCAGCAGCAGCAGCAGCCCTCTTCGCTTCGGCCTTGCTCCTGCCGGTACCGGGGGCCGAGAAGAGACCGGGGACGGTGACCGCACAGACAAAGGTCGGGGCATGGTCAGGGCCCTGCCGGTCGAGGACATGGTACTCGGGCAGGTCGCCGGCGTGGTCCTTCTGGACGCGTTCCTGGAGTCTGCCGATGGTGTTCTCGCCGGTATCGAAGTGGAGGATGTCGTCGGCGACAAGGCCGAGCACGACCTCCCGCGTCCTGTCCAGCCCGACATGGAGGTACAGGGCGCAGATGAAGGCCTCGAAGACGTCGGCGATGATCGACGTCGTGAGGGCCTGGCCCGTTCCAAGGAGGATCAGCCTCTCAAGCCCTATGCCGGTGCCGGGCACGATCGTGCCGAGGTGCTCGTTCTTCACCGCCTCCATCCTCTTCGAGAGGGCGCCCTCGGAGCAGTTGAAGGTGGAGAAGAGGTACTCGGCCACGATGAAGTTGAGGATGCGGTCGCCGAGGAACTCGATGCGTTCATAGTCAGGGCAGGGCAGCTTGCCGCAGGGGTGCTCGTGGGCGTACGAGCGGTGCGTGAAGGCCCGGTCGTAGCAGGCAAGCGCCTCGTCGGTGACTCCGGTGATGCCGATCGGTTGTTGTGCAAGAAAAGCGAGAAAGTCCTGTTTTCGTGTCCATTCCATCTGCAGACCACCCTGGAGAAGACGACGGGTACAGGTGCGGTCGACCCGCCGGGAGGGAAAAACCTATTCTTCTGTAAAGAATAGGATTCCAGTGACTATGAAGATGCTTATCGGCGGCGCATGGGTGGATGCGTCATCAGAGAGGACTATGGACGTCGTGAACCCCGCCACCTGGGAAACGATCGAGAGGGTGCCCCTCGGCGGCCCTGAGGACGGAGGCGCCGCCGTCGAGGCCGCAGGGGAGGCGCTCGCCGGATGGGCAGGCCAGACCTCCCTCGACAGGGGGAAGGTGCTCTATCGTACCGCGGACCTGGTGCGCGGCGAGGTCGACACCCTGGCGACGACCCTTGTCGCCGAACAGGGCAAGCCCCTGCGCGAGGCGAAGGACGAAGTGCGAGGCTTCGCCCATATCCTGGAGTACTATGCCGGGCTTGCCTCCTCACTCATGGGGGAGACGCTGAACACACAGGCGTACGGTAGGATCATCGTCGAAAAAAGGCCTCTCGGCATCTGCGTCGGCATCGTGCCCTGGAACATGCCGGTGCTCATCGCGGGCTGGAAGATCGGGCCTGCCCTCCTTGCCGGCAATACCGTCGTGCTCAAACCGGCCAGCACCACGCCTCTCACGACCCTCGCCATCGGCGACCTCTTCTGCCGGGCAGGTCTCCCGGCAGGGGCCCTCAACATCGTCACCGGTCCCGGGGAGACCCTCGGCGAGGCGCTGGTCACCCACCCCGATGTCAGGAAGGTCTCCTTCACCGGGGAGATCGGCACGGGCAGGCACGTGGCCGAGGCCGCCGCGCAGACGATAAAGCACGTCACCCTGGAACTCGGCGGGAGCGACCCGATGATCGTCTGCGACGACGCCGACCTTGAGGCAGCGGTCGCAGGGGCGGTCGCCGGCCGGTTTTATAACTGCGGGCAGACCTGCACGGCAGTGAAGAGGCTCTTCGTCTTCTCCAGTGTCGCCGACCGGTTCAGGGCCCTCCTCACCAGGAAAACAGAAGAGATCAGGGTCGGGAACGGGATGGAAGCCGGCGTCAGGATGGGGCCGCTGAACAATGCCCCCGGCCAGGAGCGGATGCGGCAGGTGGTCGAGGAGATCGAGGGCGAGGGCCGGATCCTCACCGGGGGGAAGGTGCCGCCGGGAAAGGGTTTCTTCTTCGAACCGACTGTGGTCGCCG
It encodes:
- a CDS encoding ribonuclease III family protein, which codes for MEWTRKQDFLAFLAQQPIGITGVTDEALACYDRAFTHRSYAHEHPCGKLPCPDYERIEFLGDRILNFIVAEYLFSTFNCSEGALSKRMEAVKNEHLGTIVPGTGIGLERLILLGTGQALTTSIIADVFEAFICALYLHVGLDRTREVVLGLVADDILHFDTGENTIGRLQERVQKDHAGDLPEYHVLDRQGPDHAPTFVCAVTVPGLFSAPGTGRSKAEAKRAAAAAALQVLEEREG
- a CDS encoding aldehyde dehydrogenase family protein; this translates as MKMLIGGAWVDASSERTMDVVNPATWETIERVPLGGPEDGGAAVEAAGEALAGWAGQTSLDRGKVLYRTADLVRGEVDTLATTLVAEQGKPLREAKDEVRGFAHILEYYAGLASSLMGETLNTQAYGRIIVEKRPLGICVGIVPWNMPVLIAGWKIGPALLAGNTVVLKPASTTPLTTLAIGDLFCRAGLPAGALNIVTGPGETLGEALVTHPDVRKVSFTGEIGTGRHVAEAAAQTIKHVTLELGGSDPMIVCDDADLEAAVAGAVAGRFYNCGQTCTAVKRLFVFSSVADRFRALLTRKTEEIRVGNGMEAGVRMGPLNNAPGQERMRQVVEEIEGEGRILTGGKVPPGKGFFFEPTVVAGLAPDALSLREEVFGPVLPVVEVESLDEALQEANSTKYGLGASIWTKNLERAERGCRDLEAGIVWVNQHLKIPPEAPFGGTKWSGIGRENGRAALDRYTEERSILVRT